Proteins encoded in a region of the Desulfovibrio sp. genome:
- a CDS encoding DUF2079 domain-containing protein, whose product MIQEVPANRHSATEKLVLWYIPLAFAVFFIWGSVLQMRSFAINDADFGYFITQIWRVWNGWDWQAPFSNVYEGKPFYAHHCTPLSALLAPIVGPWKSPYPLSILQGTAAGAMAFILPRLVRVLHAEAEGDNASGNWVWTAAVVLVLFFFFRPVLTPWSRQAHYTTLVTPVLMLAVLMLHKRRWWALAGCCFIVLLAQERAAPSIFCLGMYAVLLLRQRRVGMLLCTVSGAWFVTVTKVWLPYMRQLAGAGSGYAFEQFVNLSGGWDHKLQYYLRLLAYSWFLPLLGRKALLCLLCTLPYLGMVALSGYGQMWDMAGQYEDLPGVFLMLAICHACMWVQGRLRPELWKKLLPAAGVLMAIVMMATQTGWYNPAATVARLLQHPDAQAHARLRDTLGSLPDFPASVRVWAQSGLGPHVFYPYQRYIADINEMGGPLDDSVVIISPYAGTYHLANGSGGVSREEFEQARAFFDAHASLECVKDNGVAVIYVGKKLRETLPDLVQALQRQAAR is encoded by the coding sequence ATGATCCAAGAAGTTCCTGCAAACAGACATTCCGCTACAGAAAAGCTGGTGCTCTGGTACATTCCCCTGGCCTTTGCCGTCTTTTTTATATGGGGAAGCGTGCTGCAGATGCGCAGTTTCGCCATCAACGACGCTGACTTCGGCTATTTCATAACTCAGATATGGAGAGTTTGGAACGGCTGGGACTGGCAGGCTCCGTTTTCAAACGTATACGAAGGCAAGCCCTTTTACGCCCACCATTGCACGCCACTTTCGGCTTTGCTGGCCCCCATTGTGGGCCCGTGGAAAAGCCCCTACCCCCTGTCCATTCTGCAGGGTACCGCTGCCGGGGCCATGGCCTTTATTCTGCCCCGGCTGGTGCGCGTTCTGCATGCCGAGGCCGAGGGAGACAATGCTTCGGGCAACTGGGTATGGACTGCGGCAGTGGTTCTTGTCCTTTTCTTTTTCTTTCGGCCCGTGCTCACGCCCTGGTCGCGGCAGGCTCATTACACAACGCTTGTAACCCCGGTACTCATGCTGGCAGTGTTGATGCTGCACAAGCGTCGCTGGTGGGCGCTTGCCGGATGCTGCTTTATTGTTTTGCTGGCGCAGGAGCGCGCAGCGCCGAGTATTTTCTGCCTTGGCATGTATGCCGTTTTGCTGTTGAGGCAGCGCCGCGTGGGAATGCTACTGTGCACGGTTTCCGGTGCCTGGTTCGTTACCGTCACAAAGGTGTGGCTGCCGTATATGCGCCAGCTTGCGGGTGCGGGCTCAGGTTACGCATTTGAGCAGTTTGTAAATCTTTCTGGCGGGTGGGACCACAAGCTGCAGTATTATCTGCGCCTGCTGGCTTACAGTTGGTTTTTGCCCCTGCTTGGCCGCAAGGCCCTGCTGTGCCTGCTGTGCACCCTGCCCTATCTGGGGATGGTGGCTCTTTCCGGTTACGGGCAGATGTGGGACATGGCCGGTCAGTACGAGGATTTGCCCGGTGTGTTTTTGATGCTCGCCATCTGCCATGCCTGCATGTGGGTGCAGGGCAGGCTAAGGCCCGAGCTGTGGAAAAAACTTTTGCCCGCCGCAGGCGTATTGATGGCAATTGTCATGATGGCGACCCAGACAGGGTGGTACAATCCTGCGGCCACCGTGGCGCGCCTGCTGCAACACCCCGATGCGCAGGCCCATGCCCGCCTGCGAGACACGCTGGGCAGCCTGCCGGATTTTCCTGCTTCGGTCAGGGTGTGGGCGCAGTCTGGTCTTGGGCCTCACGTTTTTTATCCATACCAGCGCTATATTGCAGACATCAATGAAATGGGCGGCCCGCTGGACGACAGCGTGGTAATTATTTCGCCCTATGCCGGAACCTATCATCTGGCCAACGGCAGCGGCGGGGTATCGCGAGAGGAATTTGAGCAGGCCAGAGCTTTTTTTGACGCGCATGCCAGTCTTGAATGCGTAAAGGACAACGGCGTTGCGGTCATTTATGTGGGCAAAAAATTGCGGGAGACACTGCCCGATCTTGTTCAGGCATTGCAACGACAGGCCGCGCGATAG
- a CDS encoding insulinase family protein gives MNKHGFTLLTEQYLHEVDGTARLWQHDVTGAQMLSVINTDENKCFGVSFRTPPADSTGVAHILEHSVLCGSDKYPVKEPFVELLKGSLNTFLNAFTYPDKTCYPIASCNLRDFYNLIDVYIDAVFHPRITEDIFRQEGWHVETESADGPWSYKGVVYNEMKGVYSSPDSVLSEQSQQALFPDTLYSLDSGGNPENIPDLTYEAFRDFHSSYYHPSNARFFFWGDDPEDERLRLTAAALKGYTARPVNSAVPLQPRIETPRQIEVAYAASKGEKRALFTVNWLLGERGDVNQALLMEMLEHILEGLPGSPLRKALIASGLGEDTTGCGLETDLRQMYYSTGLKGVAPRDVQQAELLIFDTLAQLAEEGIPRSAVEAAVNSVEFAYRENNSGRFPRGLSAMVQSLTTWLYDGDPLAALAWEAPLNALKARIEAGEPVFEQAIRDWFLNNEHRATVILMPDAKLGQLRDDAEKARVDAVQTAASPEERALMVEETARLMEAQEAPDSPEALATIPALGLEDLPLENATIPRAMAELPETFLTHELPTQGIAYTALLLPLSNVPDRLVPLLPLFARSLTDTGTARRDFTELGALMAAKTGGLGADPLLGLVRGSRKTIGYLSVAGKAVYDKLPDLFALTREILLEPIKDADELRERLGQMLLEAKARLEHGLQSAGHAAVSSRLRAHFNGASALGERTTGLSYLESVRGLIDRMEKDAQSILDDLEELRTRIIARPGAIFDCTAEAQGLTMVEAEARQLLRALAPARAGSESGFGSAPLDLPQGEAFIAPAQINYVGKAANIYDQGYVYHGSASVILRYLRMGYLWERVRVRGGAYGAFCNLDRLGGTLVCASYRDPNVEDTLAAFDGMAEYLRGFSPDKAQLTQAIVGAIGDIDSYLLPDAKGAQSLSRWLTDDNEAARALMREEILSTTEKHFREFAEVLAEVARTGATCVLGGPKTEAAASKLGWSSTKLV, from the coding sequence ATGAACAAGCACGGTTTTACTCTTCTTACCGAACAATATCTGCACGAAGTGGACGGCACAGCCCGGTTGTGGCAGCACGATGTCACCGGCGCGCAGATGCTTTCCGTCATCAATACCGACGAAAACAAATGCTTTGGCGTGAGCTTTCGCACGCCGCCCGCCGACTCTACCGGCGTTGCCCATATTCTGGAGCATTCGGTGCTCTGCGGGTCAGACAAGTACCCGGTCAAGGAACCCTTTGTTGAGCTGCTCAAGGGGTCGCTCAACACATTCCTCAATGCCTTCACCTATCCCGACAAGACCTGCTACCCCATCGCCAGCTGCAACCTGCGCGATTTTTACAATCTTATAGATGTGTACATTGATGCCGTGTTCCACCCGCGCATCACCGAAGACATTTTCCGTCAGGAAGGCTGGCACGTGGAGACGGAATCCGCCGACGGCCCCTGGTCGTACAAGGGCGTGGTCTATAATGAAATGAAGGGCGTCTATTCCTCGCCCGATTCCGTACTTTCGGAACAGAGCCAGCAGGCGCTGTTTCCCGACACGCTGTACAGCCTCGATTCCGGCGGCAATCCCGAGAACATCCCCGACCTCACCTACGAGGCCTTCCGCGATTTTCACAGCAGCTACTACCACCCCAGCAATGCCCGCTTTTTTTTCTGGGGCGACGACCCGGAAGACGAGCGCCTGCGCCTGACCGCCGCCGCTCTCAAAGGCTACACTGCACGTCCGGTCAATTCTGCCGTGCCGCTGCAACCGCGCATCGAAACCCCGCGCCAGATAGAAGTGGCCTACGCGGCCTCCAAGGGCGAAAAACGCGCACTGTTCACGGTCAACTGGCTGCTGGGCGAACGCGGCGACGTCAATCAGGCCCTGCTGATGGAAATGCTTGAGCATATCCTTGAAGGCCTGCCCGGCTCGCCCCTGCGCAAGGCGCTCATTGCCTCTGGCCTGGGCGAAGACACCACCGGCTGCGGACTCGAAACCGACCTGCGCCAGATGTACTACTCCACCGGTCTCAAGGGCGTGGCCCCGCGCGACGTGCAGCAGGCAGAACTGCTCATTTTTGACACCCTGGCCCAGCTGGCCGAAGAGGGTATTCCCCGCTCAGCGGTAGAAGCCGCCGTCAACAGCGTGGAATTCGCATATCGCGAAAACAATTCCGGCCGCTTCCCCCGTGGGCTTTCGGCCATGGTGCAGTCGCTCACCACATGGCTGTACGACGGCGACCCGCTGGCTGCGCTGGCATGGGAAGCGCCGCTCAACGCGCTCAAGGCCCGCATCGAGGCGGGCGAACCCGTGTTCGAACAGGCCATCCGGGACTGGTTCCTCAACAACGAGCACCGCGCAACTGTCATCCTGATGCCCGATGCCAAGCTTGGCCAGTTGCGCGATGATGCGGAAAAAGCCCGCGTGGACGCCGTGCAGACTGCGGCCAGCCCCGAAGAGCGCGCCCTCATGGTGGAGGAAACCGCCCGCCTCATGGAAGCGCAGGAAGCCCCGGACAGCCCCGAGGCTCTTGCAACCATTCCGGCTCTTGGGCTGGAAGACCTGCCGCTTGAAAACGCCACCATTCCGCGTGCCATGGCAGAGCTGCCGGAAACCTTCCTCACCCACGAGCTGCCCACCCAGGGCATTGCCTACACAGCCCTGCTGTTGCCGCTCTCCAACGTGCCCGACAGGCTTGTGCCCCTGCTGCCGCTCTTTGCCCGTTCCCTCACCGACACGGGTACCGCCCGGCGCGACTTTACCGAGCTGGGTGCGCTCATGGCCGCCAAAACCGGCGGTCTTGGCGCAGACCCGCTGCTGGGCCTTGTGCGCGGCAGCCGCAAAACCATCGGTTATCTCAGTGTGGCGGGCAAGGCGGTATACGACAAACTGCCAGATCTCTTTGCCCTGACCCGCGAAATATTGCTTGAACCCATCAAGGATGCGGACGAGCTGCGTGAAAGACTCGGGCAGATGCTGCTTGAGGCCAAGGCGCGCCTTGAGCACGGCTTGCAGTCCGCGGGCCATGCGGCGGTAAGCTCACGCCTGCGGGCGCATTTTAACGGCGCAAGCGCCCTGGGCGAACGCACCACGGGCCTGAGCTACCTTGAAAGCGTGCGCGGCCTGATAGACCGCATGGAAAAGGACGCACAGTCCATTCTTGATGACCTTGAAGAACTGCGTACACGCATCATCGCCCGCCCTGGCGCAATCTTTGACTGCACGGCCGAGGCACAGGGTCTCACCATGGTTGAGGCAGAGGCCCGCCAGCTGCTGCGCGCCCTTGCCCCCGCACGGGCTGGCTCGGAATCGGGTTTCGGCAGCGCCCCCCTCGATCTGCCCCAGGGTGAGGCCTTCATCGCCCCTGCCCAGATCAACTATGTGGGCAAGGCAGCCAACATCTACGATCAGGGCTACGTATACCACGGTTCGGCCAGCGTAATCCTGCGCTACCTGCGCATGGGTTACCTGTGGGAGCGTGTGCGTGTACGCGGCGGTGCTTACGGGGCCTTCTGCAATCTCGACCGTCTGGGCGGCACCCTTGTGTGCGCCTCGTACCGCGATCCCAACGTGGAAGACACCCTGGCCGCCTTTGACGGCATGGCCGAATACCTGCGCGGCTTCAGTCCCGACAAGGCCCAGCTCACCCAGGCCATTGTGGGTGCCATTGGTGACATCGACAGCTACCTGCTGCCCGACGCCAAGGGCGCACAGTCCCTCTCGCGCTGGCTCACGGACGACAACGAAGCCGCCCGCGCCCTCATGCGCGAAGAAATACTCTCTACCACCGAAAAGCACTTCCGCGAGTTTGCCGAGGTGCTGGCCGAGGTTGCCCGCACCGGTGCCACATGCGTGCTGGGCGGCCCCAAGACCGAAGCCGCCGCCAGCAAACTGGGCTGGAGCAGCACAAAACTGGTTTAA
- the cbiR gene encoding cobamide remodeling phosphodiesterase CbiR, which translates to MPKISPFLHFAAGSAARLFKDFCMVHDFDNQPCQRPASIAGRLAGRLAAPSFVIPAGVAENARFLANRVDEVGLCLFETRACLNYGQRDLPPDLASLPLRWHAHLPVDLPWPVKSGAAHPARTAAALARQVLEKTAFLSPRCAVLHPPKGTPSRQRRLLAGFAHHWQKYCHVPLLLENVAHSDIWGLGQGFLQDHDLGLCLDVGHLLGYGQKNLLFSALPEQASLVHWSAPGDGDRHLPLTAFTGPQMQTATDLMARFSATAVHMAEIFRWQGLAESLPVLEALSQPTPAR; encoded by the coding sequence TTGCCAAAAATCTCCCCCTTTCTGCATTTTGCCGCAGGCAGCGCCGCACGGCTGTTCAAGGATTTTTGCATGGTTCATGATTTTGACAACCAGCCCTGCCAACGTCCCGCAAGCATTGCGGGCCGTCTGGCTGGGCGTCTGGCCGCGCCCTCCTTTGTGATTCCCGCCGGTGTGGCCGAAAACGCACGGTTTCTGGCCAACAGGGTGGACGAGGTGGGCCTGTGTCTGTTTGAAACCCGCGCCTGCCTCAACTACGGCCAGCGAGACCTGCCGCCAGACCTCGCCAGCCTGCCCCTGCGCTGGCACGCCCACCTGCCGGTGGACCTGCCCTGGCCGGTAAAGAGCGGCGCCGCACACCCTGCCCGCACAGCTGCCGCACTGGCCAGACAGGTGCTGGAAAAAACCGCCTTCCTTTCCCCCCGCTGCGCTGTGCTGCACCCGCCCAAGGGTACGCCGAGCAGACAGCGCCGCCTGCTGGCAGGATTTGCGCACCATTGGCAAAAATACTGTCATGTTCCACTGTTGCTCGAAAACGTGGCCCACAGCGACATATGGGGCCTTGGGCAAGGTTTTTTGCAGGATCACGACCTTGGCCTGTGTCTGGACGTAGGGCATCTACTGGGATATGGTCAAAAAAATCTTTTGTTTTCGGCCCTTCCAGAGCAGGCAAGCCTTGTACACTGGAGTGCGCCCGGCGATGGCGACCGGCATCTGCCCCTCACAGCTTTCACCGGACCGCAAATGCAGACAGCAACCGACCTGATGGCGCGTTTTTCCGCCACGGCGGTGCACATGGCAGAGATATTCAGATGGCAGGGTCTGGCTGAGTCGCTGCCGGTACTGGAAGCGCTTTCGCAACCCACCCCTGCCCGATGA
- a CDS encoding phosphoesterase, producing the protein MAGATDHIALLQKWRAGLCKDDRWCILINADPDALASALALKRIMIHKVHSVDIARINEVTRPDNLAMIRYLNIPVVAWKPENAEQYTRYAMVDSQPHHSKAFQGLHFDCIIDHHPLPRSVPNITACAIAGPVVFRDIRPGMGATSTMMARYLKALHMRPGPRLATALLYGIRTDTAAFERSGGEDDFRAYQWLSRHADNSLLRRILRSEYLREWLPLFSRAFRSLADCRGGGAFASLNEINSADLLVAVADFFTRVHGLRWIAVSGVVDKTVIVIFRGDGGRDIGRLADACFHDVGVAGGHRNLARAEFPLSAVPEGVKPGEFVLKRLETRKLRPRTKGDENPADSAERGAA; encoded by the coding sequence ATGGCTGGCGCTACAGACCACATCGCCCTGCTGCAAAAATGGCGGGCAGGTCTTTGCAAGGATGACCGCTGGTGCATCCTCATCAATGCCGACCCCGATGCCCTGGCATCGGCGCTGGCTCTCAAGCGCATTATGATTCACAAGGTGCACAGCGTTGATATTGCCCGCATCAATGAGGTAACCAGGCCCGACAATCTGGCCATGATCCGCTACCTCAATATTCCCGTAGTCGCGTGGAAGCCCGAAAATGCCGAGCAGTACACCCGCTATGCCATGGTTGATTCGCAGCCGCACCATAGCAAGGCCTTTCAGGGTCTGCATTTTGACTGCATCATAGACCATCACCCCCTGCCCCGCTCCGTACCCAATATCACGGCCTGTGCCATTGCCGGTCCTGTGGTTTTTCGTGACATTCGCCCCGGCATGGGGGCAACCAGCACCATGATGGCCCGCTACCTCAAGGCCTTGCACATGCGGCCCGGGCCGCGCCTGGCCACGGCCCTGCTGTACGGCATTCGCACCGACACAGCAGCCTTTGAACGCTCCGGCGGCGAGGACGATTTTCGCGCCTACCAGTGGCTTTCGCGCCATGCGGACAACAGCCTGCTGCGCCGCATCCTGCGCAGTGAATACCTGCGCGAGTGGCTGCCGCTGTTTTCGCGCGCTTTCCGTTCGCTGGCCGACTGCCGCGGCGGGGGGGCCTTTGCCTCACTCAACGAGATCAACAGTGCCGACCTGCTGGTGGCCGTGGCAGACTTTTTTACGCGGGTGCACGGCCTGCGCTGGATTGCCGTAAGCGGCGTGGTGGACAAGACCGTTATCGTGATTTTTCGTGGTGACGGGGGGCGCGACATTGGCAGGCTTGCAGACGCCTGTTTTCACGATGTGGGCGTGGCGGGCGGCCACCGCAACCTTGCCCGGGCAGAGTTTCCGCTTTCTGCCGTACCCGAGGGCGTCAAGCCCGGCGAATTTGTGCTCAAGCGGCTTGAAACCCGCAAGCTCAGACCCAGGACCAAGGGCGATGAAAATCCCGCAGACTCCGCAGAACGGGGCGCTGCCTGA
- a CDS encoding 2-amino-3,7-dideoxy-D-threo-hept-6-ulosonate synthase, translated as MYLGKKIRLERIINRTNGRTIIVPMDHGVTIGAVEGLVDMRDTVNDMAVGGADAVLMHKGLVRCGHRNAGSDIGLILHLSASTALSPHGNTKTLVGTVEEAIKHGADCVSVHVNLGDPNERLMLADLGRVAESCDNWGIPLLAMMYARGPQIQNGYAKDVVAHCARVGVELGADIVKVPYTGDVESFSDVVAACCVPVVIAGGERMDSTRQILQMVKDSLDAGGAGISVGRNVFQHPNRVALVKALRAIVHENVSVDQAMEIVGE; from the coding sequence ATGTACCTTGGCAAAAAAATCCGCCTGGAACGTATCATCAACCGCACCAACGGTCGTACCATCATTGTTCCCATGGACCACGGCGTAACCATTGGCGCAGTTGAAGGCCTGGTGGACATGCGCGACACCGTCAACGACATGGCGGTAGGCGGCGCAGACGCCGTTCTCATGCACAAGGGTCTTGTGCGCTGCGGTCACCGCAACGCTGGCAGCGACATTGGCCTGATCCTCCATCTTTCTGCCTCCACCGCCCTTTCTCCCCACGGCAATACCAAAACCCTGGTGGGCACGGTTGAAGAAGCCATCAAGCACGGCGCAGACTGTGTTTCGGTACACGTCAACCTGGGCGACCCCAACGAACGCCTCATGCTGGCAGACCTGGGCCGCGTCGCTGAATCGTGCGACAACTGGGGCATTCCGCTGCTTGCCATGATGTACGCCCGCGGTCCGCAGATCCAGAACGGTTACGCCAAGGACGTGGTGGCCCACTGTGCCCGTGTGGGTGTGGAACTGGGCGCGGATATCGTCAAGGTTCCCTACACCGGCGATGTGGAAAGCTTCTCTGATGTGGTGGCCGCCTGTTGCGTGCCCGTGGTCATTGCCGGTGGCGAACGCATGGATTCCACCCGCCAGATTCTCCAGATGGTCAAGGATTCGCTTGATGCGGGCGGCGCTGGCATTTCCGTGGGCCGCAACGTGTTCCAGCATCCCAACCGCGTTGCCCTGGTCAAGGCCCTGCGCGCCATCGTACACGAAAACGTTTCCGTGGATCAGGCCATGGAAATCGTAGGAGAATAA
- a CDS encoding 3-dehydroquinate synthase II family protein, with protein sequence MSRIYFNCVPFDKGDVTLALESGVDGVIVPREYVDQVAGLSRCPVWAAEDVATMALNVKADEEAVLERLHKGERVVLARGWEVIPVENLLAQSDSVLAEAATLDEARLAAGILERGVAGIIVSREAVADLKTIIAQCKMAQGREELLPGVITRVESVGLGHRVCADTLSILRKGQGMLVGNSSAFTFLVHAETERNEYVAARPFRVNAGAVHAYVRLPGDKTTYLGEFKAGQEVLIVDANGETSLATLGRVKIEVRPMLLIEAQVKTEDGVKTGAVFLQNAETIRLTTPGGEPVSVVGLKPGDTVLCRLDEAGRHFGMRISEDIREI encoded by the coding sequence ATGTCCCGCATCTATTTCAACTGCGTTCCCTTTGACAAGGGAGATGTGACCCTGGCGCTGGAATCTGGCGTGGACGGTGTTATTGTGCCCCGCGAATATGTGGATCAGGTGGCTGGTCTTTCGCGCTGCCCTGTGTGGGCCGCCGAAGATGTCGCCACCATGGCCCTCAACGTCAAGGCCGATGAAGAGGCCGTGCTCGAACGCCTGCATAAAGGCGAGCGTGTGGTACTGGCTCGCGGCTGGGAGGTTATACCGGTAGAAAACCTTCTGGCCCAGAGCGACAGCGTTCTGGCAGAAGCCGCAACGCTGGACGAGGCCCGCCTTGCCGCAGGAATTCTGGAACGCGGTGTGGCGGGCATTATTGTATCCAGAGAAGCGGTCGCCGATCTCAAGACCATTATTGCCCAGTGCAAGATGGCCCAGGGACGCGAAGAGCTGCTGCCCGGCGTCATTACCCGCGTGGAATCCGTGGGCCTTGGGCACCGTGTGTGCGCCGACACGCTCTCCATCCTGCGCAAGGGGCAGGGCATGCTGGTGGGCAATTCCAGCGCCTTTACCTTTCTTGTTCATGCCGAAACCGAGCGTAACGAATACGTGGCCGCCCGCCCTTTCAGGGTTAATGCGGGGGCAGTGCACGCCTATGTGCGCCTGCCCGGCGACAAAACCACCTATCTGGGCGAGTTCAAGGCCGGACAGGAAGTGCTGATCGTGGACGCCAACGGTGAAACCAGCCTTGCCACCCTTGGCCGGGTCAAGATTGAAGTGCGCCCCATGCTGCTGATCGAAGCCCAGGTGAAAACCGAAGACGGCGTGAAGACCGGCGCGGTGTTTTTGCAGAATGCCGAAACCATCCGTCTGACCACCCCCGGTGGCGAGCCGGTGAGCGTGGTGGGCCTGAAACCCGGCGACACGGTGCTATGCCGTCTGGATGAAGCGGGCCGCCATTTTGGCATGCGCATCAGCGAAGACATCCGGGAGATCTAG
- the pheA gene encoding prephenate dehydratase codes for MDDSNSHWPKNQTDAQTPAATPDEAGARLAAIRHEIDAVDQDLLAIFNQRAALSLEVGRIKANVPGIIFKPLREKEVLDSLVVRNPGPLPDEHLRAIWREIFSSSRSLQRPQNVAYLGPEGTFSYFAGVEYLGHAAQFRPCSDITQVFQEVASGQCELGVVPLENSLQGTVGVSFDLFLKYDVHIQAELFSRISHCLLSNAPSLAAVRTVYSHPQPLAQCGAWLRAHLPGAGLVPVESTAAAAQYAAGKEDAAAIGHGKLADLMGIGVLARRIEDEPGNWTRFVIIGPGDARSGSRTGGPQPGHNGADKTSLLFTTADKAGALSSVLDLLAANGINMRKLESRPLRGQRWKYVFFADVESDLEDPRYAPLLEKLHEVCTSFRILGSYPTGPQLDRLDLHSETSEHLAS; via the coding sequence ATGGACGACAGCAACAGCCACTGGCCCAAGAACCAGACAGATGCCCAGACTCCCGCGGCCACTCCCGATGAGGCAGGTGCTCGCCTTGCCGCCATACGCCACGAGATTGACGCAGTGGATCAGGACCTGCTGGCGATCTTTAACCAGCGCGCCGCCCTGAGCCTTGAGGTGGGACGCATCAAGGCCAATGTGCCGGGCATCATCTTCAAGCCCCTGCGCGAAAAGGAAGTGCTCGACAGCCTGGTGGTCCGCAACCCCGGCCCTCTGCCCGACGAACACCTGCGAGCCATCTGGCGCGAAATATTTTCGTCCTCGCGTTCGTTGCAGCGGCCGCAGAATGTGGCCTATCTCGGCCCCGAGGGCACATTCTCATATTTTGCGGGTGTGGAATATCTTGGGCATGCGGCCCAGTTCAGGCCGTGCAGTGACATCACCCAGGTGTTTCAGGAAGTGGCATCGGGCCAGTGTGAACTGGGCGTTGTGCCGCTCGAAAACTCCCTGCAGGGCACCGTGGGCGTGAGCTTTGACCTGTTTTTGAAGTACGACGTGCACATTCAGGCCGAACTGTTTTCGCGTATTTCGCACTGCCTGCTGAGCAACGCGCCCTCGCTGGCCGCCGTGCGTACCGTATATTCGCACCCACAGCCGCTGGCCCAGTGCGGCGCGTGGCTGCGCGCCCATCTGCCCGGCGCAGGGCTTGTGCCGGTGGAATCTACCGCGGCAGCAGCCCAGTACGCAGCTGGCAAGGAAGACGCCGCCGCCATCGGCCACGGCAAGCTGGCCGACCTTATGGGCATTGGCGTACTGGCCCGCCGCATTGAGGACGAGCCCGGCAACTGGACGCGCTTTGTGATCATCGGTCCCGGCGATGCCCGCTCGGGCAGCCGCACGGGCGGTCCGCAGCCCGGCCACAACGGGGCGGACAAGACCTCGCTGCTGTTCACCACTGCCGACAAGGCCGGTGCGCTTTCAAGTGTGCTTGACCTGCTGGCCGCCAACGGCATCAACATGCGCAAGCTGGAATCGCGCCCCCTGCGCGGCCAGCGCTGGAAATACGTTTTCTTTGCCGACGTGGAAAGCGATCTTGAAGATCCGCGCTACGCACCCCTGCTGGAAAAGCTGCACGAAGTCTGCACAAGCTTCCGCATTCTGGGCAGCTACCCCACAGGACCGCAACTGGACCGTCTTGACCTCCACTCGGAAACATCGGAGCACCTTGCCTCATGA
- a CDS encoding 3-phosphoshikimate 1-carboxyvinyltransferase, with amino-acid sequence MSQSTLAVTAAEEQATVSVTAPASKSVSHRYLIGAALAQGVSTVRHTLESRDLERTRAILCGAGAIMETLPESTPASGAWRVTGMGGKPRGGTAQAPLSCDVEESGTTCRLLTAVLAAGEGEFRIHGAPRMHERPIGELTDALKNLGLTATFEGKPDCPPLVLHARGLNPALCGGEVALGMDISSQYFSGLLLAAPMGPAPLAVVLSGQKAVSWPYVGLTLQCLTDYGIRFEVETRAQADAAWELLPPGAWRELKAANPGCLRVTVHPGAYRAGDYTVEGDWSGASYLLAAGALGLRPVRVEGLRTDSLQGDRAMLDILQRMGARIRLTPDSVTVYPSALHGVELDMGDCPDLVPTVAVLAAFAQGSTRVSNVAHLRYKESDRISAPAQELAKAGVVIDQLSDGMLIHGLAGRGNGKPDCPRLPEGTALSAHNDHRIAMSLALLGLRQPKVNVRGLLDDPMVVRKSFPQFWNIWEHLA; translated from the coding sequence ATGAGCCAGAGCACCCTTGCCGTTACTGCGGCTGAAGAACAGGCCACGGTGAGCGTCACCGCGCCCGCATCCAAATCGGTTTCGCACCGCTACCTCATTGGCGCGGCCCTTGCGCAGGGCGTGTCCACGGTACGTCATACCCTTGAAAGCCGCGACCTCGAACGCACGCGGGCCATCCTTTGCGGCGCTGGGGCCATTATGGAAACCCTGCCCGAAAGCACCCCGGCCTCTGGCGCATGGCGTGTGACCGGCATGGGCGGCAAGCCGCGCGGTGGCACTGCCCAGGCTCCCCTTTCGTGCGATGTGGAAGAATCCGGCACCACGTGCAGGCTGCTTACGGCCGTACTGGCCGCCGGTGAGGGCGAGTTTCGCATCCACGGTGCGCCGCGCATGCACGAGCGACCCATCGGCGAACTCACCGACGCGCTGAAAAATCTGGGGCTTACCGCCACCTTTGAGGGCAAGCCAGACTGTCCGCCCCTGGTGCTGCACGCCAGGGGGCTCAACCCCGCCCTGTGCGGCGGCGAAGTGGCGCTGGGCATGGACATCTCCAGCCAGTACTTTTCTGGCCTTCTGCTGGCGGCCCCCATGGGGCCAGCGCCCCTTGCTGTGGTGCTCAGCGGGCAGAAAGCTGTTTCTTGGCCCTATGTGGGCCTGACCCTGCAGTGCCTGACCGATTACGGTATCCGCTTTGAAGTGGAAACCCGCGCTCAGGCCGACGCAGCGTGGGAACTTTTGCCCCCCGGCGCGTGGCGTGAACTCAAGGCGGCCAACCCTGGATGCCTGCGCGTAACCGTGCACCCCGGTGCGTATCGGGCAGGTGACTATACTGTTGAAGGGGACTGGTCTGGCGCTTCCTACCTTCTGGCTGCTGGAGCTCTGGGCCTGCGCCCCGTGCGCGTTGAGGGCCTGCGTACCGATTCGCTACAGGGCGACCGCGCCATGCTGGATATTTTGCAGCGCATGGGCGCGCGCATCAGACTTACGCCCGATTCGGTCACCGTGTACCCCTCGGCCCTGCACGGTGTGGAGCTCGACATGGGCGACTGCCCCGACCTCGTGCCCACCGTGGCCGTACTGGCGGCCTTTGCCCAGGGGTCCACGCGCGTCAGCAACGTGGCTCACCTGCGCTACAAGGAGTCAGACCGCATAAGTGCCCCGGCGCAGGAGCTGGCCAAGGCGGGCGTGGTCATCGACCAGCTTTCAGACGGCATGCTTATCCACGGCCTTGCAGGCCGCGGCAACGGCAAGCCCGATTGCCCGCGCCTGCCCGAAGGTACGGCCCTTTCGGCCCACAACGACCACCGCATCGCCATGTCGCTGGCCTTGCTGGGCTTGCGCCAGCCCAAGGTAAATGTTCGCGGCCTGCTGGACGACCCCATGGTTGTGCGCAAGTCGTTTCCGCAATTCTGGAATATCTGGGAGCACCTGGCATGA